Sequence from the Sulfuracidifex tepidarius genome:
ATTAACGACTTTTCCTTCGCCACTATTATAAAAGCATTCTTGAACCAAACATTAACTGACGTAATATTCATTTTAGTGAGCACTACAATCACATCTTTCCTTTTTACTTTCACCTACAGTGCACGAAGGCTCTACGTTTATAACGTGATAGGCAAAGACTTCTTGAATAAGGCGTACTCTGTTCTGTCAGGGACAAACCAAGCAGTTCAGCTTATTTCGTACCTAATAATTGCGTTAGCTCTAAATATAAATAATTTTCAGATATTAATTTACATAGGCGTAGCATTGACCTTACTTGGGGTGCTTTTCTATTTCCTGTTGTCAGATGTAAAGGTCGATTATCGCTCAAAGGAACAAGAGGACAGAGAAGGAGAAAATCTCTTCTCTTTAAAGAAGGATTTCAAGTTGCTCTTAGGTTATAGGAAACTTTTACTTCTAATCATGATGTCGTCGATTTTCAACTTTCTTACAACTTTCCCTTCTACCTTAGAAGTAGTGTACATATCTGCATTTCACATCCTTTCATCTAAGTACACTATCCTCGAGTCACTGAACTTCTTAGGATCAATCGTGGGATCATATGTGGTTAATTTTCAGTCCAGTAAAAGACTTACCTTTAACTTGGTTTTATCCCTCTTTCTAACCTCGTTCTTCATTTTAGGGCTTTCCTTGACGAGATCTTTCACTGTAGGTCTTGCACTTTATGGTGTGATCGGTCTATCTTCAGCCTTATTCTCAGTGTCGTATACATCTTTCTTCCAGATGACCTGCCCTAAGGAGAATCTAGACGTGTTTTCAGGCATAGAAAGTACCTTATCATACATTTTCGTGCCCGCGGGGATGTTGCTCAGCGGTATAATAACGACCTTAGTTGGAGTGTTCAACGCTTTTCTTATAATATCAATAATTTCCTTTATTGTTTCCCTAATGGCGTTTTTCATAACTAAAACAAGGCTCTAATGTCAACAAGTTTGTGATTTTTTAGAATTTTTGATTTAATTACAATTTCTTTCATGGTTTCTATTTAGCCAGGAAAATTCTCATGAAATGTTCTGACCTTACGGACATGGATTCATTCTTGATAGCCATCAACTTGAGAGATTAATCGGACGAGAAGAGGCAAACACTGGAGCTGAGGTCGGAACGACCCTGATAGATTGAAGTAACATTTATGAATAGACAGTAATTCTGTTGATGTACCAGAGATTACGCTTCATTAACTATCATTATTTTACCAAGACAACTAGACGAGGTTTACCCTCTTTAAATATCATGAATTTGACCTCTGATTTTGTCTGTACTTGTGTATCACTTTCTAAATCTGAGATCTTAATGTGTTGACTATCTCTCAATTTGGTCTTATGTCCCCAACCTAACAATATAAATGAAGTGTCTTGAAAAACAAGTCGGAATCCTGAAAACCTACTTTCAACCGAAGTCAAGTCTCTTTAGGAAGTTGGGTATGAACCCATCCATGGAGGATATGGAACTCGAAATACCTTTTAAAGGCATTATAACCACTTTCCCGAGAAGCCCTCCTAAGTCAACCACGGACCCTGGCTTACCATCTACGGGTACAAGCCTCACTCCAAGCGACTTGTTCAAGGAAAGGCCCAAGGTCAGTTCGTCCAGTATCATGGAAGCTACCTCGTTTCTGTCGGAATCCTTGCTTATTCCAACCATGTCTATCCCAGTGTTACACACTGCAGACATCATGATCAGAGTTTCGAAAGTAATGGAACCTGACATGGCTGCTTCCGTCATGCCGGAGTCCTCGCTCACCGGTATGAAGGCGCCGCTCAACCCCCCGACCGAGGATGTGGCCATCGCCCCTCCCTTCTTTACCGCATCCAAGAGAATCGCCAGGGCTGTCAACGACCCGAAACCTCCGACCCTCTGTACTCCCATAGCTTCAATTACCCTAGCTACGCTGTCCATTGTCTTCGGGGAGGGAGCTAACGACAAGTCTACCGCTCCGAAAGGGACGTTCATGAGCCTCGACACTTCCTTTCCTACTAACTCCCCTAGTCTAGTTACCTTGAACGCATGCCTCTTTATCAGGTTATGTAGCTCCCTTATGTCGTTCACTCTGTTCTTCCTTATCGCTGACTCTATCACCCCTGGTCCGCTTACAGCAACGTTGACCTGCATGTCGGGCATCCCCAACCCGTGAGTTGCGGAGGGGACGAAGGGGGAATCGGGTGGGAGGTTGACCATCACTGCGACTCTTGAAGATGACTCGGGTCTCATGTCAAAAATTTGATCCACGAAGCCCCTCACAGACCCCAAGTTGATCCCGCTGAACGTAGAACCTGCAGAGAGGACACCCGCAATCCTACTAGTGCTGTTCATCACGTCTGCCAGAGACGATATGTAGACGTCAGCGCTCCTCGATGTACCTCTGTCAGCGAAAGCCGAGAACCCTCCCACGTAGTCTATCCCTCCCTTGATAGCGAGGGAATCTAGGGCTTTACCTAGCTTGATAGCATAGCCCTTGGAGGGGTTCGCCTCAAGGAAGAACTGAACCGGCGAGGTCGCGACTCTCTTTGTGATTATACTTACACCGTACTTTTCTTTCACTTCGTCGACTACTTGAGAGAACCTCTGAACTACCTCTACTCTATCCATGATTCTGGAGACAGATCTCTCCTCTTCTCTATCGATGGCGTCGAGCATGTTCATACTCAGAGTCACAGACCTTATGTCCAGGTCTTCCTCCGTAAGCATCTTTATTACTTCAGTTATCTCCTCAGGAGAGAACATGTCAGATCCTCTCTATGTAGTTGAACACATCTATATGATAAAGCAACACGTCGACATTGAGGTCTTTCCCCTTGTTTTTCAGGGAATCCCTCAGCTGACCTATCTTCACAGACGAGTTTGAGATGTCTACGACCATTATCATGGAGAAGACCCCTCTGAGGACGGTCTGGGAGATGTCTACTATGTTCACGTTGTTTTTTGCTAACTCAGATGATATCCCGGCTACAATTCCCGGCTTATCCGAACCGACCACCACTACAACAGCAAGTTCCATAAGGAGAAATGTAAGTTCAAGGATTTAAGTGAAGAGAAGAGATTCTGTATGTTAGGCTCTATCTGCATCTCTCGCGAAACCTTCAAGATGTGGAAAAGCTACATGGTCTAGAGATGAACCTTAAGTTAGTGGAATTTGAGAGCGAATCACTAAAGGACAACCCCTTGAAAGACCCTTACAAGAGGAAAGTTGCAGTAATAGAGCCGGAAAACCCCCAGGGAAAACCCTTGATCATTTACCTCAGCGGTTTCCTCAGCTCCTCCTTGTCCATGTTGAACTACGACCCTTTCTCAGAGGACATGAAGACGAGGCTGGAGAGGATGAAAGCTGAAGGGAAATCCAACGGGGTCGTGATGGTACTTCCGGACACTTTCACTAAGATGGGAGGGAATCAGTACCTGAACTCATCTGCCGTGGGCAACTACGAGGACTACGTTATGGAGGTAGTGAAGACGCTTTCTGAAACATACAAGACAGACAAGATAGGGATAATGGGTAAGTCCTCGGGAGGATACGGCTCTGTCATGATAGGGATGAAACACAAGGAGATCAGGGCTATCGCTGACCACTCAGGTGACGCTTACTTCGAGTACATATATATTCCCGAGTTCCCCGTGGCAATAGAGAGGCTCGGTAGGTTTTCCTCATGGAGGGAATGGTTCACGACGTTCTGGAACAGGGAGACCAAGAAGAGAAGGGACGAGTTAACCACTCTCATGATCTTAGCAATGTCAGCGTTCTACTCACCCAGGGGAGAAGACGTGGAACTGCCTTTCAGCTTAGAGACCGGCGAGATAGTGGAGGACGTATGGAAGAGATGGGTAGAGAAGGATCCAGTTAGGGCTTTAAAGAACTACGTGACTGCCCTCAGAGAAAAGGAAGTGGTTTACATAGACGTGGGCAAAAGGGACGAGTACAACATACAGTACGGCAGTAGGATTATTCACTCCATCCTTTCTAAGTCTGGAGTTGACCACGTCTACGAGGAGTTCGATGGTGGGCACCACGACACTTCCTTTAGATACGATTATTCGATAGCCATTTTGGAGAAGTATTTAAATGATGGAGAGAAACAATGAGAATGGAAGCCATTCTTAACGAGGTAAAGGATAAAGGGATAACCGCAGTTTACGGGTATGAAGACCTCGCGAAGATTTACAATTCGTACTATATCCTGGATTATGAGGGGTATTCTCAGATAAGGAAAAGGGTAGGGTGGGAGCTAGCTTCAGCCATAACTAGGGGAAGTGAGGGAAAACTGGAGAGCTTCTACATGACATTGACTACCTTACTAGTGTTCTTCAGAGAGGTTTCCTTCAAGATGATAAAGCCGTCTAAGGCAATTCCTTTACTCAGGGAGCTTGGCACTCCCCTTCCAGTCAAGTATGAGAACTACACAGTCTCGCTGGAGAACCCCGTGAGAGTTGAGGTCAATTTCGACTTTGAAAAGGTAATGGGCAGGATTATGGAAAGGAAGGTAGAAATGGACTTATTTGACGTACACGGCAGCAGGGAAGTCGACGGTTTGAAGTCTATAGCGATGAAAGGGCTTAAAATCCTGTTGAAGGTTGACTAC
This genomic interval carries:
- a CDS encoding alpha/beta hydrolase-fold protein produces the protein MNLKLVEFESESLKDNPLKDPYKRKVAVIEPENPQGKPLIIYLSGFLSSSLSMLNYDPFSEDMKTRLERMKAEGKSNGVVMVLPDTFTKMGGNQYLNSSAVGNYEDYVMEVVKTLSETYKTDKIGIMGKSSGGYGSVMIGMKHKEIRAIADHSGDAYFEYIYIPEFPVAIERLGRFSSWREWFTTFWNRETKKRRDELTTLMILAMSAFYSPRGEDVELPFSLETGEIVEDVWKRWVEKDPVRALKNYVTALREKEVVYIDVGKRDEYNIQYGSRIIHSILSKSGVDHVYEEFDGGHHDTSFRYDYSIAILEKYLNDGEKQ
- a CDS encoding DUF711 family protein; amino-acid sequence: MFSPEEITEVIKMLTEEDLDIRSVTLSMNMLDAIDREEERSVSRIMDRVEVVQRFSQVVDEVKEKYGVSIITKRVATSPVQFFLEANPSKGYAIKLGKALDSLAIKGGIDYVGGFSAFADRGTSRSADVYISSLADVMNSTSRIAGVLSAGSTFSGINLGSVRGFVDQIFDMRPESSSRVAVMVNLPPDSPFVPSATHGLGMPDMQVNVAVSGPGVIESAIRKNRVNDIRELHNLIKRHAFKVTRLGELVGKEVSRLMNVPFGAVDLSLAPSPKTMDSVARVIEAMGVQRVGGFGSLTALAILLDAVKKGGAMATSSVGGLSGAFIPVSEDSGMTEAAMSGSITFETLIMMSAVCNTGIDMVGISKDSDRNEVASMILDELTLGLSLNKSLGVRLVPVDGKPGSVVDLGGLLGKVVIMPLKGISSSISSMDGFIPNFLKRLDFG
- a CDS encoding MFS transporter; protein product: MKFIAKTWYNKGFIYYMIGRLLELAEAVFYPAIMVFIIFFITRSPIFVSLVYFVEMIVNLVGTTYFSKLPRRFSLKKLLIFPTFLSAINDFSFATIIKAFLNQTLTDVIFILVSTTITSFLFTFTYSARRLYVYNVIGKDFLNKAYSVLSGTNQAVQLISYLIIALALNINNFQILIYIGVALTLLGVLFYFLLSDVKVDYRSKEQEDREGENLFSLKKDFKLLLGYRKLLLLIMMSSIFNFLTTFPSTLEVVYISAFHILSSKYTILESLNFLGSIVGSYVVNFQSSKRLTFNLVLSLFLTSFFILGLSLTRSFTVGLALYGVIGLSSALFSVSYTSFFQMTCPKENLDVFSGIESTLSYIFVPAGMLLSGIITTLVGVFNAFLIISIISFIVSLMAFFITKTRL
- a CDS encoding ACT domain-containing protein gives rise to the protein MELAVVVVVGSDKPGIVAGISSELAKNNVNIVDISQTVLRGVFSMIMVVDISNSSVKIGQLRDSLKNKGKDLNVDVLLYHIDVFNYIERI